Proteins found in one Quercus robur chromosome 2, dhQueRobu3.1, whole genome shotgun sequence genomic segment:
- the LOC126697032 gene encoding APETALA2-like protein 5 produces the protein MGLRASPDGTLRGRRKSSSRGHHRFVGVRQRPSGRWVAEIKDSLRKVRLWLGTFDTAEDAARSYDDAARGLRGANARTNFELPQLGSNGVGADTIEPFSFDQVCATGAESDGLLGALKAKKGLRASPDGTLRGRRKSSSRGHHRFVGVRQRPSGRWVAEIKDSLRKVRLWLGTFDTAEDAARSYDDAARGLRGANARTNFELPQLGSNGVGADTIEPFSFDQVCATGAESDGLLGALKAKLQDGKVPQVLATANFLGAQSCVEANSPHNNTSAKRDQVLSATAVVSHGIGNLDPMQAGSNKADSLLYDEGVAGHVGVQWHQTASPRSMAWSNIEPAYEVPLPTQMNPVNNEHGLFTSATTTNVTSAWTDSTVNLAYADQGAMELPITNKITEGVWLNDQQQVLHYENNNWGGAIPPWDQTLFYASSILR, from the coding sequence ATGGGACTTCGAGCTTCACCTGATGGCACCTTGCGTGGCAGAAGGAAATCATCATCGAGAGGACATCATAGATTTGTGGGGGTTCGGCAAAGACCCTCGGGGAGATGGGTGGCTGAGATCAAGGACTCATTGCGCAAAGTCAGGCTTTGGCTGGGAACATTTGACACTGCTGAGGACGCTGCACGATCATATGATGATGCTGCTCGTGGTTTACGTGGTGCCAATGCTCGTACCAACTTTGAATTGCCACAGTTGGGCTCTAATGGTGTTGGGGCAGATACTATTGAGCCTTTTTCATTCGACCAAGTGTGCGCGACAGGGGCGGAATCAGATGGCCTTCTTGGTGCCCTTAAGGCCAAGAAGGGACTTCGAGCTTCACCTGATGGCACCTTGCGTGGCAGAAGGAAATCATCATCGAGAGGACATCATAGATTTGTGGGGGTTCGGCAAAGACCCTCGGGGAGATGGGTGGCTGAGATCAAGGACTCATTGCGCAAAGTCAGGCTTTGGCTGGGAACATTTGACACTGCTGAGGACGCTGCACGATCATATGATGATGCTGCTCGTGGTTTACGTGGTGCCAATGCTCGTACCAACTTTGAATTGCCACAGTTGGGCTCTAATGGTGTTGGGGCAGATACTATTGAGCCTTTTTCATTCGACCAAGTGTGCGCGACAGGGGCGGAATCAGATGGCCTTCTTGGTGCCCTTAAGGCCAAGTTGCAGGATGGCAAGGTACCTCAGGTGCTCGCTACTGCTAATTTTTTGGGTGCACAATCCTGCGTTGAGGCTAACTCACCTCATAATAACACTAGTGCAAAGAGAGATCAGGTATTATCAGCTACTGCTGTGGTCTCTCATGGGATTGGAAATTTGGACCCTATGCAAGCGGGTTCCAATAAGGCTGATTCTCTCCTATATGATGAGGGAGTAGCAGGACATGTTGGGGTTCAGTGGCATCAAACAGCTTCGCCAAGAAGCATGGCATGGTCTAATATTGAACCAGCATATGAAGTGCCTTTGCCTACACAGATGAACCCTGTGAATAATGAGCATGGATTGTTTACTAGTGCAACTACTACAAATGTTACATCTGCATGGACTGACTCAACAGTCAATTTGGCATATGCAGATCAAGGCGCTATGGAGCTGCCAATAACAAATAAGATCACCGAAGGTGTATGGTTAAACGATCAGCAACAGGTTTTGCATTATGAGAACAACAATTGGGGTGGTGCAATTCCCCCTTGGGACCAAACTCTCTTTTATGCATCTTCTATTCTAAGGTGA